One stretch of Siphonobacter curvatus DNA includes these proteins:
- a CDS encoding phage holin family protein codes for MNLILHLLLDAAVIFGLAYVMPQVEVKSFGKALLVAVILALLNVTIGWILRGIGNLVTFFLLSFVIRLLVTAVLLKLVDSFMSSLTIRGFWPAVVIALGVAVAGAVLDQVLAPAPAGNGRMETVLQWMPQTAVLKG; via the coding sequence ATGAATTTAATTCTGCATTTACTGCTCGACGCTGCCGTCATTTTTGGCCTAGCGTATGTCATGCCTCAGGTTGAGGTGAAAAGTTTTGGGAAGGCGTTACTCGTCGCTGTGATCCTAGCTCTCCTCAATGTTACAATCGGCTGGATCCTGCGGGGTATTGGTAACCTAGTTACGTTCTTTCTCCTGTCATTCGTTATCCGTCTGCTCGTGACGGCGGTACTGCTCAAGCTGGTCGATTCGTTCATGAGTAGTCTAACCATTCGTGGCTTCTGGCCCGCCGTGGTCATTGCTCTGGGTGTAGCCGTTGCCGGAGCGGTTCTGGATCAGGTACTGGCTCCAGCTCCTGCGGGCAATGGACGCATGGAAACGGTCTTGCAGTGGATGCCTCAAACCGCTGTACTTAAAGGATAA
- a CDS encoding DUF6582 domain-containing protein, with protein sequence MSTHIDRREDVNPEEGERKYGDVPFADTTNHKYPIDTPEHIRAAWSYIHHKDNAAKYDSDEVELIKDRIRRAAEKHGIDVKDA encoded by the coding sequence ATGAGCACGCACATTGATCGTCGGGAGGATGTCAATCCTGAAGAAGGCGAACGCAAATACGGCGATGTTCCCTTCGCTGATACCACCAATCATAAGTATCCGATCGATACGCCCGAACACATTCGAGCCGCCTGGAGCTACATTCATCACAAAGACAATGCAGCCAAGTACGATTCCGACGAGGTCGAACTTATCAAAGATCGCATTCGTCGGGCTGCCGAAAAGCACGGCATTGATGTGAAAGATGCCTGA